A genome region from Phoenix dactylifera cultivar Barhee BC4 chromosome 18, palm_55x_up_171113_PBpolish2nd_filt_p, whole genome shotgun sequence includes the following:
- the LOC103722816 gene encoding NEP1-interacting protein 1 has translation MDFSDATSYPFSSSSSTLSGNRGGRGRDRWCSVGSRIAGRLFCGMVTCIFAIVGLFVGAVTGGLIGLATESGVFRGIGVGAISGALFSMEVVEKSVTLWRSNESGILSILYVIDIICSLLSGRLVRDKVNPAVQSAVQSQMSAVSSPFREALDIFETGGVKGMEKASVDRLPKIKITMEDNVDASGERIVCAVCLQDFQTGETARSLPHCRHIFHLPCIDSWLIKHGSCPLCRRDF, from the exons ATGGATTTCTCTGATGCTACTTCCtatcccttctcttcctcttcttctactCTTTCTGGAAACAGGGGTGGCAGGGGAAGAGACAGGTGGTGCTCCGTGGGTTCCCGAATAGCAGGAAGACTCTTCTGTGGCATGGTTACATGCATCTTTGCCATAG TGGGTTTATTTGTAGGGGCGGTGACTGGCGGTTTGATAGGCCTAGCAACGGAGAGCGGTGTATTCCGGGGGATTGGAGTTGGAGCTATTTCTGGAGCTCTTTTCTCCATGGAAGTTGTTGAAAAATCTGTGACCCTGTGGCGTTCCAATGAATCAGGAATCTTGAGTATCCTGTATGTG ATTGACATAATCTGTAGTCTTTTGAGTGGAAGGCTTGTTCGCGACAAGGTCAATCCAGCAGTGCAGAGTGCAGTGCAGAGTCAG ATGAGTGCTGTGAGCTCACCCTTCAGAGAGGCTCTCGATATCTTCGAAACTGGGGGTGTGAAAGGCATGGAAAAGGCTTCTGTGGACAGGCTCCCCAAGATCAAAATCACAATGGAGGACAATGTGGATGCCTCCGGGGAGAGAATTGTGTGTGCTGTCTGCCTTCAG gaCTTTCAGACTGGAGAAACAGCAAGGAGCTTGCCTCATTGCCGGCACATCTTCCACTTACCATGCATTGATAGCTGGCTCATCAAGCATGGTTCTTGTCCACTATGTAGGCGCGATTTCTAG